Proteins encoded by one window of Chondromyces crocatus:
- a CDS encoding CheR family methyltransferase, whose translation MSGARLSPQVSTLLCRFVEERTGIHYGPETLDLFVEKLTRRIAVSGHESALDYYYYLRYDPEGVAEMDALIDALVVGETYLFREATQLRALCDEVLVPAVEAGRRPRVWSAACATGEEPITLAMLLHERGIHTQVEIIASDISRAAVDRARSGELSRRAIRSELPEEAARWIHTAPDGSVQASPSLVAEIDFRRVNLIDGLAVQALGSFDAIICRNALIYFSDDTMRHVIELLYGALVPGGFLLIGASESLLRLGTLLRCEERRGVFFYRKAAP comes from the coding sequence ATGTCCGGGGCGCGGCTCTCGCCGCAAGTCTCCACGCTGCTCTGCCGCTTCGTCGAGGAGCGCACCGGCATCCATTACGGGCCGGAGACGCTCGATCTGTTCGTCGAGAAGCTCACCCGACGCATCGCCGTTTCCGGGCACGAGTCGGCGCTCGATTACTACTACTACCTCCGCTACGACCCCGAGGGCGTGGCCGAGATGGACGCCCTGATCGACGCGCTCGTGGTGGGAGAGACGTACCTGTTTCGCGAGGCCACGCAGCTCCGGGCCTTGTGCGATGAGGTGCTCGTACCGGCGGTGGAGGCCGGACGCCGCCCGCGGGTCTGGTCCGCCGCATGCGCCACGGGGGAGGAGCCGATCACCCTGGCCATGCTCCTCCACGAGCGTGGCATCCACACGCAGGTGGAGATCATCGCGAGCGACATCAGCCGGGCCGCCGTGGACCGAGCACGCAGCGGAGAGCTGAGCCGCCGCGCGATCCGGAGCGAGCTCCCCGAGGAGGCAGCGCGCTGGATCCACACGGCCCCCGATGGCTCCGTGCAGGCGAGCCCCTCCCTCGTCGCCGAGATCGACTTCCGCCGCGTGAACCTGATCGACGGGCTCGCCGTGCAGGCGCTCGGCTCGTTCGACGCCATCATCTGTCGGAATGCGCTCATCTACTTCAGCGACGACACGATGCGCCACGTGATCGAGCTGCTGTACGGCGCGCTCGTCCCCGGCGGCTTCCTGCTCATCGGCGCCTCGGAGTCGTTGTTGCGCCTCGGGACGTTGCTCCGGTGCGAGGAGCGGCGCGGGGTGTTCTTCTACAGAAAGGCGGCTCCATGA
- a CDS encoding chemotaxis protein CheA has translation MVDVAEFRSAYLAEVDDHLETAGAHLLSLERTAAQGRSDPRAVREVFRALHTIKGLSAMMGVETIVAISHRMEGLLRWLQQGSAPSPATIDVLFQGTRAIAQSVRALSEGAPPTEAPRPLLDALDALIVGSATSPPAHAPTLTLPEELAAKLSEAETQQLAAGVSAGRRALRVDFSPSPDLAERGLTITSVRERVGALSEIIKVVPFSRPPTEEAPAGLTFSLILLATAPDQTILDAAGLPPSALTPLLTQPKLSAALTTTDPPLIDAEEPSFEVDEVPRRGVLRVELGRIDEAMDRLSALVVTRYRLERCASEMAEVGAPVRELTRLLAEQARELRDLRSALLRVRMVPMSEILDRLPLVLRSLRRDTGKKVRLQIEGSGAELDKAVAERLLPAIIHIVRNAVDHGIESPEERAPTGKPDEGTLRINCSTVSSAALSISIADDGRGVDRASVAQRSGVASSAELDDTALLDLLCSPGLSTRLEATTTSGRGMGMNIARRVITTDLGGELTMTTTQGAGTTFTLRVPLTVAILDAFAFLCDGQHYVAPIAMIDEIVEIDPASVIHGPGGMPLFERRGTAVPVVPLSVALAGNTAPPRLPAARSLGAGSPGPSAQTPGIGARESDEARKALIVRRGGEATALTVDRLLGHREAVIRPLTDPLVQVTGVSGATDLGDGKPTLVLDLIALVGAVNGRRGALARVEGE, from the coding sequence ATGGTGGACGTCGCCGAGTTCCGCTCGGCGTATCTCGCCGAAGTCGACGATCATCTGGAGACCGCCGGTGCGCACCTGCTCTCGCTGGAGCGCACGGCGGCTCAAGGACGGTCGGACCCGCGCGCCGTCCGCGAGGTCTTCCGCGCGCTGCACACCATCAAGGGGCTGTCGGCGATGATGGGCGTCGAAACCATCGTCGCCATCTCCCACCGCATGGAGGGCCTGCTCCGGTGGCTCCAGCAGGGCAGCGCCCCCAGCCCGGCGACCATCGACGTGCTCTTTCAGGGCACGCGCGCCATCGCGCAGAGCGTGCGCGCGCTCTCCGAGGGCGCGCCGCCCACCGAGGCGCCCCGCCCCCTGCTCGACGCCCTCGACGCGCTCATCGTCGGGAGCGCGACCTCCCCGCCGGCCCACGCGCCCACCCTCACCCTGCCCGAGGAGCTCGCCGCCAAGCTGAGCGAGGCCGAGACCCAGCAGCTCGCCGCGGGCGTGAGTGCCGGGCGCCGCGCGCTGCGGGTCGACTTCTCGCCCTCACCGGACCTCGCCGAGCGGGGCCTCACCATCACCAGCGTGCGCGAGCGCGTCGGCGCGCTCTCGGAGATCATCAAGGTCGTCCCGTTCTCGCGACCGCCGACCGAGGAGGCCCCGGCCGGGCTGACCTTCTCGCTGATCCTCCTCGCCACCGCGCCCGACCAGACCATCCTCGATGCCGCCGGCCTGCCACCGAGCGCGCTCACGCCCCTCCTCACGCAGCCGAAGCTCAGCGCCGCGCTCACCACCACCGATCCCCCTCTGATCGACGCCGAGGAGCCCTCCTTCGAGGTGGACGAGGTGCCCCGGCGCGGCGTGCTCCGCGTCGAGCTCGGGCGCATCGACGAGGCCATGGACCGGCTCTCGGCGCTGGTGGTCACCCGCTACCGGCTGGAGCGGTGCGCTTCCGAGATGGCCGAGGTGGGCGCCCCCGTCCGCGAGCTGACCCGCTTGCTCGCGGAGCAGGCCCGTGAGCTGCGCGATCTCCGCTCGGCCTTGCTCCGCGTGCGCATGGTCCCCATGAGCGAGATCCTCGACCGCTTGCCCCTCGTCCTGCGCAGCCTCCGGCGCGACACGGGGAAGAAAGTGCGTCTCCAGATCGAGGGCAGCGGCGCCGAGCTGGACAAGGCGGTGGCCGAGCGGCTCCTGCCCGCCATCATCCACATCGTCCGCAACGCGGTCGACCATGGCATCGAGTCCCCCGAGGAGCGGGCACCCACCGGCAAGCCGGACGAAGGCACCTTGCGGATCAACTGCTCGACGGTGAGCAGCGCGGCGCTCTCCATCTCCATCGCCGACGACGGCCGGGGCGTCGATCGCGCCTCGGTGGCGCAGCGGAGCGGCGTCGCATCGAGCGCGGAGCTCGACGACACCGCCCTGCTCGATCTCCTCTGCTCCCCCGGCCTGTCCACGCGCCTCGAGGCCACCACCACCAGCGGCCGTGGCATGGGCATGAACATCGCTCGCCGGGTGATCACCACCGACCTCGGTGGCGAGCTGACGATGACCACCACCCAGGGCGCCGGCACCACCTTCACCCTGCGCGTGCCGCTCACCGTGGCGATCCTCGACGCCTTCGCCTTCCTGTGCGACGGCCAGCACTACGTGGCGCCCATCGCCATGATCGACGAGATCGTGGAGATCGACCCGGCCTCCGTGATCCATGGCCCCGGGGGCATGCCCCTCTTCGAGCGGCGCGGGACCGCGGTGCCCGTCGTGCCCCTCTCGGTCGCCCTGGCAGGGAACACGGCGCCCCCTCGCCTCCCCGCCGCCCGCTCCCTCGGCGCAGGCTCACCAGGCCCGAGCGCGCAGACCCCAGGCATCGGGGCGCGTGAGAGCGACGAGGCGCGCAAGGCGCTCATCGTGCGCCGCGGCGGTGAGGCGACCGCGCTCACCGTGGATCGGCTGCTCGGGCACCGCGAGGCGGTCATCCGCCCGCTCACCGACCCGCTGGTGCAGGTCACCGGCGTCTCGGGGGCGACCGATCTCGGCGACGGCAAGCCCACGCTGGTCCTCGATCTGATCGCGCTGGTGGGCGCGGTGAACGGTCGGCGCGGCGCGCTCGCGCGCGTGGAGGGTGAATGA
- a CDS encoding chemotaxis protein CheW — translation MNGLHVVFKVGDGIYALSAEEVLQLEAFEGVTPVPGAPHHVAGVVQSRGRVVPVVDLRARFRLPAIERTMDSRIILVTVEDRVVGLLVDSAREVITLPPSEITAPPRLVAERSDGFVRSVARASGRLLMLIDTRNVIGGEPLQ, via the coding sequence ATGAACGGCCTGCACGTGGTGTTCAAGGTGGGCGACGGCATCTACGCGCTGTCCGCCGAGGAGGTGCTGCAGCTCGAGGCCTTCGAGGGGGTGACCCCCGTGCCGGGCGCGCCGCACCACGTCGCCGGGGTGGTGCAGAGCCGCGGCCGGGTGGTCCCCGTCGTCGATCTCCGCGCCCGCTTTCGCCTGCCCGCGATCGAGCGGACCATGGACTCTCGGATCATCCTCGTCACGGTCGAGGACCGCGTGGTGGGCCTGCTCGTCGACAGCGCGCGCGAGGTGATCACCCTGCCGCCGTCCGAGATCACCGCGCCGCCGCGCCTCGTGGCGGAGCGCTCGGACGGCTTCGTTCGCTCCGTCGCGCGCGCCTCGGGCCGCCTGCTCATGCTCATCGACACCCGGAACGTCATCGGAGGAGAGCCGCTGCAATGA
- a CDS encoding HEAT repeat domain-containing protein has translation MSTTAIGTSLSTAERARVAEVQRLERTGAEGVRALVEALDDPSWSVRRTVVAALARLGDVALPALLASLHDDRTNEGKVAACVDALAASAGDSESPLVELLSSTTDPMLACDAAQVLGRRKSMRALPSLAERVRDPDDNVAVAAIEALGRIGGAVAIEPLLAALDSGNFFRVFPAMDVLGRTGDPRAVGALVALLDEPLYRQEAARALGRTGDPAALPPLVALLGRSGDTLLRVAATALVELHDRALASQEERGQQSDDWGLALAEVVPASLTSLRTRPSIARRLSQCLTGADAAGQTALCRVLAWIGGDPSIAVLIELLDAEPLAAQAAAAALREMGAAAEPQLGAELRESGSPRRARILPLVGRGASLVPEVLAALDDPETRVRALACDALGRIGDPAAVSALFRRLEDDDPYVIHAATGAIQALGGPEAEVLALGAARSTSWMVRRAAIQIMGHLGCGTGLELLLEATHDPDDRIREAAVQALPSCQDPRAFNQILTLTSHPSPRTRAAAMRALGRVPREPRSVAALQQALGDVDAWVRYYACQSLGRLQEQGAAEILAGLIHDEAGQVRLAAVEALARLDSPSARDALLSASHAADPELQRAAVLGLGSTRRPEALPTLLEASRSDDPTTRLIALSALPDFQAPEVDQAITRLTGDPDPDVRRLAERTQRR, from the coding sequence ATGAGCACAACGGCGATCGGCACCTCGCTCTCCACGGCGGAGCGCGCGCGCGTGGCCGAGGTGCAGCGGCTGGAGCGGACGGGAGCCGAGGGGGTCCGGGCGCTCGTCGAGGCCCTCGACGACCCGAGCTGGAGCGTGCGCCGCACGGTGGTCGCCGCCCTGGCCCGCCTCGGCGACGTGGCCCTCCCGGCGCTCCTCGCCTCGCTGCATGACGACCGGACCAACGAAGGGAAGGTCGCTGCGTGCGTCGATGCCCTCGCGGCGTCGGCGGGTGACAGCGAGAGCCCCCTGGTCGAGCTGCTCTCCAGCACCACCGATCCGATGCTCGCCTGCGACGCCGCGCAGGTGCTCGGCCGGCGCAAGAGCATGCGTGCGCTGCCCTCGCTCGCCGAGCGCGTGCGCGATCCCGACGACAACGTCGCCGTGGCCGCCATCGAGGCACTCGGCCGCATCGGCGGCGCCGTCGCCATCGAACCCCTGCTCGCCGCCCTCGACAGCGGCAACTTCTTCCGCGTCTTTCCGGCGATGGACGTGCTCGGTCGCACCGGCGATCCGCGCGCCGTCGGTGCGCTGGTCGCCCTGCTGGACGAGCCCCTCTACCGCCAGGAGGCCGCGCGGGCGCTCGGTCGCACCGGTGATCCTGCGGCGTTGCCGCCGCTGGTCGCTCTCCTCGGGCGCTCGGGCGACACCTTGCTCCGCGTGGCGGCCACGGCGCTCGTCGAGCTGCACGATCGCGCACTCGCCAGCCAGGAAGAGCGCGGACAGCAGAGCGACGACTGGGGCCTCGCCCTCGCCGAGGTCGTTCCGGCCAGCCTCACCTCGCTGAGGACCCGACCGTCCATCGCTCGCCGTCTCTCGCAGTGTCTCACCGGCGCCGATGCCGCAGGGCAGACGGCCCTCTGCCGCGTGCTCGCCTGGATCGGGGGTGATCCCTCGATCGCCGTGCTGATCGAGCTGCTCGACGCCGAGCCCCTCGCAGCCCAGGCGGCCGCTGCCGCGCTGCGCGAGATGGGCGCGGCGGCGGAACCCCAGCTCGGCGCCGAGCTGCGAGAAAGCGGCTCCCCTCGGCGCGCGCGCATCCTGCCCCTCGTGGGGCGCGGCGCCAGCCTGGTCCCGGAGGTGCTCGCCGCACTCGACGATCCGGAGACCCGGGTGCGCGCCCTCGCGTGCGACGCCCTCGGCCGCATCGGCGATCCCGCCGCGGTCTCCGCCCTCTTCCGCCGCCTCGAGGACGACGATCCGTACGTGATCCACGCGGCCACCGGCGCGATCCAGGCGCTCGGCGGGCCGGAGGCGGAGGTGCTCGCGCTGGGCGCGGCGCGCTCGACGTCGTGGATGGTTCGCCGCGCCGCCATCCAGATCATGGGCCACCTCGGCTGTGGGACCGGCCTGGAGCTGCTGCTCGAGGCCACCCACGATCCGGACGATCGCATCCGGGAAGCCGCCGTGCAGGCGCTCCCTTCGTGCCAGGACCCACGTGCCTTCAACCAGATCCTGACCCTCACCAGCCACCCGTCACCGCGCACCCGGGCTGCTGCGATGCGCGCGCTCGGCCGGGTCCCGCGGGAGCCACGCTCGGTCGCCGCGCTCCAGCAAGCCCTCGGAGACGTGGACGCCTGGGTCCGCTACTACGCCTGCCAGTCGCTCGGTCGTCTGCAAGAGCAAGGCGCCGCGGAGATCCTGGCAGGCCTCATCCACGACGAGGCCGGTCAGGTGCGCCTCGCCGCCGTGGAGGCGCTGGCGCGGCTCGACTCACCGAGCGCGCGCGACGCGCTGCTCAGCGCCTCGCACGCAGCGGATCCGGAACTCCAGCGCGCTGCGGTGCTCGGGCTCGGCTCCACGAGGCGCCCCGAGGCCTTGCCCACCTTGCTCGAGGCGAGCCGCTCCGACGACCCGACGACGCGCCTCATCGCGCTCTCCGCGCTGCCTGATTTCCAGGCCCCCGAGGTCGACCAAGCCATCACCCGCCTCACCGGCGACCCCGATCCAGACGTGCGTCGCCTGGCCGAACGCACCCAGCGCAGGTGA
- a CDS encoding methyl-accepting chemotaxis protein translates to MNSLGHGGSSAILGTAQERAERALVILRQATASARAIADASSRLGAVLDEQVATSSDVRVVLDEVGDVLEQAAQRGQSLHRSQQMAGEVLREVELSVTSTAASLQEVTTSISSVKKDTATLASLSDTNATTLEQMARSIKGVASDAEDLAAASEELLASVTQAASNLEAMSKQGQSSSAAIEETATTIEQMARGVNRLSTDASAVSEQITKVSSMLAGMNAGMTDAARSSASTLEAIEQTATTVEQLARSIASVAEHARGLETTTSANAVTVTELAASVEEVAATAEKNAAVIDGNATAIEQLARTAQTVTSSVEQINGLAASSATASAQLEVSARRIADLASGAREAAERVGQGAREGGATVARSIGGFGKVRQSILDAATVMKEMGRRAEEIGDIVQTINLIADRTNLLSLNASIEAARAGEHGRGFAVVAEEIRVLADRAAAASADVAKIVRGLQSTAREATTATGEGVRAADQGSELASEAERALGGILQGINDVVGAVREVSKASAEQAQASRTVAESAAKVSTESRIIAKASAEQTQSVTGLARGAAELRQMAKQTVQATSEQARALRDAARTNNQITTSAEQVARASQEQAAAAAQLARSAVQLRELSQTNTAMVSEQNRAITSASSAAQEVSQATARTVTGLAEQAKGASEVARAMLDARQQAQGTAHAVSEQSRATRQVEAAARQVARLATSLTKASSEQEKAATHLARSGEEVRVISRQTARVVDEQTDVLRLAVQATARQVQGLGTITTATRDQLTASEEVVRSLETARTRAREATASLGRQARRAADGTMDVRLIARHAADIGGAAAGPVAAGAQSTQGEQGTTAAPGDPGALDSASAARQSVDPRPSQDLDERAAPQEAE, encoded by the coding sequence ATGAACAGCCTGGGACACGGGGGATCCAGCGCGATCCTCGGAACTGCTCAGGAGCGCGCCGAGCGCGCCCTCGTCATCCTGCGCCAGGCGACGGCCTCCGCTCGCGCCATCGCGGACGCCTCGTCCCGCCTCGGCGCCGTGCTCGACGAGCAGGTCGCCACGTCGAGCGACGTGCGCGTGGTCCTCGACGAGGTGGGCGACGTCCTCGAGCAGGCCGCGCAGCGAGGCCAGAGCCTCCACCGCTCGCAGCAGATGGCGGGCGAGGTGCTCCGCGAGGTGGAGCTGTCCGTCACCAGCACCGCCGCGTCGTTGCAGGAGGTCACGACCTCGATCAGCAGCGTGAAGAAGGACACCGCGACCCTCGCGTCCCTCTCCGACACGAACGCCACCACGCTCGAGCAGATGGCGCGCTCGATCAAGGGCGTCGCCTCCGACGCCGAGGACCTCGCCGCCGCCAGCGAAGAGCTGCTCGCTTCCGTGACCCAGGCGGCCTCCAACCTGGAGGCGATGTCGAAGCAAGGGCAGTCGTCCTCCGCCGCCATCGAGGAGACCGCCACCACGATCGAGCAGATGGCGCGCGGCGTGAACCGGCTCTCCACGGACGCGAGCGCGGTGTCCGAGCAGATCACCAAGGTCTCGTCCATGCTCGCCGGGATGAACGCGGGCATGACGGACGCCGCCCGCAGCTCCGCCAGCACGCTCGAGGCGATCGAACAGACCGCGACCACCGTCGAGCAGCTGGCGCGCTCCATCGCCTCCGTCGCCGAGCACGCGCGCGGGCTGGAGACCACCACCTCGGCGAACGCGGTCACCGTCACCGAGCTCGCCGCGTCCGTGGAGGAGGTCGCCGCCACGGCCGAGAAGAACGCCGCGGTCATCGACGGAAACGCCACGGCCATCGAGCAGCTCGCGCGCACGGCGCAGACGGTCACCAGCAGCGTCGAGCAGATCAACGGACTCGCCGCGAGCAGCGCCACCGCGTCGGCACAGCTCGAGGTGAGCGCCCGCCGCATCGCGGACCTGGCGAGCGGCGCGCGCGAGGCTGCCGAGCGTGTCGGTCAGGGGGCGCGGGAGGGCGGCGCGACGGTGGCGCGCTCCATCGGCGGCTTCGGCAAGGTCCGGCAGTCGATCCTCGACGCGGCGACGGTCATGAAGGAGATGGGTCGCCGCGCCGAGGAGATCGGCGACATCGTCCAGACCATCAACCTCATCGCGGACCGGACGAACCTCCTCTCGCTCAACGCGAGCATCGAGGCCGCACGGGCCGGGGAGCACGGGCGCGGCTTCGCCGTCGTGGCCGAGGAGATCCGGGTGCTGGCCGACCGCGCGGCCGCCGCGAGCGCCGACGTCGCCAAGATCGTCCGGGGCCTCCAGAGCACCGCGCGGGAGGCCACCACCGCCACCGGGGAGGGCGTGCGCGCCGCCGACCAGGGGTCCGAGCTGGCCAGCGAGGCGGAGCGCGCGCTGGGCGGCATCCTGCAAGGGATCAACGACGTCGTGGGTGCCGTGCGCGAGGTGTCCAAGGCGAGCGCCGAGCAGGCGCAGGCGAGCCGCACCGTCGCCGAGAGCGCGGCCAAGGTGAGCACCGAGAGCCGCATCATCGCCAAGGCCTCGGCCGAGCAGACACAGTCGGTGACGGGGCTCGCCCGCGGCGCCGCGGAGCTGCGCCAGATGGCGAAGCAGACGGTGCAGGCGACGTCCGAGCAGGCCCGCGCGCTGCGCGACGCCGCGCGGACCAACAACCAGATCACCACGAGCGCGGAGCAGGTGGCGCGCGCCTCGCAGGAGCAGGCCGCAGCCGCCGCGCAGCTCGCGCGCTCGGCCGTGCAGCTCCGGGAGCTGTCCCAGACCAACACCGCCATGGTGAGCGAGCAGAACCGGGCCATCACGTCCGCGAGCAGCGCCGCCCAGGAGGTCTCGCAGGCCACCGCGCGCACCGTCACCGGCCTCGCAGAGCAAGCCAAGGGCGCGAGCGAGGTCGCGCGCGCCATGCTCGACGCGCGGCAGCAGGCGCAGGGCACCGCGCACGCCGTCTCCGAGCAGTCCCGGGCCACGCGGCAGGTGGAGGCCGCCGCCCGCCAGGTGGCCCGCCTCGCGACCTCGCTGACCAAGGCGAGTTCCGAGCAAGAGAAGGCGGCGACGCACCTCGCCCGCAGCGGCGAAGAGGTGCGGGTCATCTCGCGACAGACCGCGCGCGTGGTGGACGAGCAGACGGATGTCCTCCGGCTCGCCGTGCAGGCCACGGCACGACAGGTTCAGGGTCTCGGCACCATCACCACCGCCACCCGTGACCAGCTCACGGCGAGCGAGGAGGTGGTGCGCTCCCTCGAGACCGCGAGGACCCGCGCGCGGGAGGCCACCGCGAGCCTGGGGCGGCAAGCGCGGCGCGCCGCGGACGGCACGATGGATGTCCGGCTCATCGCCCGCCACGCCGCGGACATCGGTGGCGCCGCAGCAGGCCCTGTCGCGGCGGGCGCGCAGAGCACGCAGGGCGAGCAGGGCACCACCGCAGCGCCGGGCGATCCAGGTGCCCTCGACAGCGCGAGCGCCGCGCGCCAGAGCGTGGATCCCCGCCCCTCTCAGGATCTCGACGAGCGCGCGGCGCCACAGGAGGCCGAATGA
- a CDS encoding S46 family peptidase, whose protein sequence is MTTSRRRRGLSLRSFTGLPLAIVTAACASGCGAQPPVEPAEPTLQSAPAAPPAAREAKAPFENPGGMWMPEQLASHGPQLEQLGVKMDPKALLDPTAFPLGAVVSLGGCSASFVSAEGLVATNHHCSGGALQFNTTPQENLQQDGFLAKSRAEERWAGPTARVYVTQALRDVSKDVREGLDGIKDSLARQKQIETREKQLVAACEKDRPGIRCSVAEYFGGAQYRLIEQLEIKDVRMVYIPAEGIGNFGGDIDNWRWPRHGGDFAFFRAYVGKDGKPADHASTNVPYKPPHHLKVASTPLVAGDFVMVAGYPGRTNRLRTAAEVETASSWEYPERVKLYKEVIDLLNGLSKDDAALKIKTMPRIDGLMNRLLKTEGLLDGLVKDGLAKKKAAVEANLKTWIAADPKRQTAFGGAIEEMAKIHAAEQATREQDELVDQMMGLVRLVSAADAIVKMAEERPKPDAERDPSYQQRNWQRFEQAQAALQKGYDRRIDSALLKVFLRRMALLPEKDRPVVYTALLGKKEPTEAAIDQAVSGLFGKTKLEDEATRVKLLETATTAELKRSQDPLVKLAVAMRPSLQAQQDRKKAYAGAMSAHRPKFVEALQQFQGSALAPDANSTLRITYGTVRGYKAKEDGPTFEPFTGVSGILKKDTGKEPFESPKALLEAVKAKKFGPYVHPALGEVPVDFLSDLDITGGNSGSATLNARGELVGLAFDGNYEAMASDWLFMPSITRTIHVDLRYMLWVMDAVGGADDVLRELGVKPSID, encoded by the coding sequence ATGACCACCTCGCGCCGCCGTCGGGGCCTGTCGCTCCGCAGCTTCACGGGCCTGCCTCTCGCCATCGTCACTGCCGCCTGCGCCTCCGGGTGTGGCGCTCAGCCGCCCGTCGAGCCGGCAGAGCCGACCTTGCAGTCGGCCCCCGCTGCACCGCCCGCGGCGCGTGAGGCGAAGGCCCCGTTCGAGAACCCCGGCGGGATGTGGATGCCGGAGCAGCTCGCCTCGCACGGGCCGCAGCTCGAGCAGCTCGGCGTGAAGATGGATCCGAAGGCGCTGCTCGATCCGACGGCGTTTCCCCTGGGCGCCGTCGTGAGCCTGGGCGGCTGCTCGGCGTCGTTCGTGTCCGCCGAGGGCCTGGTGGCCACGAACCACCACTGCTCCGGCGGCGCGCTCCAGTTCAACACCACGCCGCAGGAGAACCTGCAGCAGGACGGCTTCCTCGCGAAGAGCCGCGCCGAGGAGCGCTGGGCCGGACCGACGGCGCGGGTGTACGTCACGCAGGCGCTCCGCGACGTGTCGAAGGACGTGCGGGAGGGCCTCGACGGGATCAAGGACAGCCTCGCGCGACAGAAGCAGATCGAGACCCGCGAGAAGCAGCTCGTCGCGGCGTGCGAGAAGGACCGCCCCGGGATCCGCTGCTCGGTGGCGGAGTACTTCGGCGGGGCCCAGTACCGGCTGATCGAGCAGCTCGAGATCAAGGATGTGCGCATGGTGTACATCCCCGCCGAGGGCATCGGGAACTTCGGCGGCGACATCGACAACTGGCGCTGGCCGCGCCACGGGGGCGACTTCGCGTTCTTCCGCGCGTACGTCGGCAAGGACGGCAAGCCCGCCGATCACGCGAGCACCAACGTGCCGTACAAGCCGCCGCACCACCTGAAGGTCGCCAGCACGCCGCTCGTCGCGGGAGACTTCGTGATGGTGGCGGGCTACCCCGGTCGGACGAACCGGCTGCGGACGGCGGCCGAGGTGGAGACGGCGTCGTCGTGGGAGTACCCGGAGCGGGTGAAGCTCTACAAGGAGGTGATCGATCTCCTGAACGGACTGAGCAAGGACGACGCGGCGCTCAAGATCAAGACGATGCCGCGGATCGACGGGCTGATGAACCGCCTGCTCAAGACGGAGGGCTTGCTCGATGGGCTGGTGAAGGACGGGCTGGCGAAGAAGAAGGCCGCCGTCGAGGCCAACCTGAAGACCTGGATCGCCGCGGACCCAAAGCGGCAGACGGCCTTCGGCGGCGCCATCGAGGAGATGGCGAAGATCCATGCGGCAGAGCAGGCCACGCGCGAGCAGGACGAGCTGGTCGACCAGATGATGGGCCTCGTCCGGCTGGTGAGCGCGGCGGACGCGATCGTGAAGATGGCGGAGGAGCGCCCGAAGCCCGACGCCGAGCGGGATCCGTCGTACCAGCAGCGGAACTGGCAGCGGTTCGAGCAAGCGCAGGCGGCACTGCAGAAGGGCTACGACCGGCGCATCGACAGCGCGCTGCTGAAGGTGTTCCTGCGGCGGATGGCGCTGCTTCCGGAGAAGGATCGGCCGGTGGTCTACACGGCGCTGCTCGGGAAGAAGGAGCCGACGGAGGCCGCGATCGATCAGGCGGTCAGCGGGCTGTTCGGCAAGACGAAGCTGGAGGACGAGGCGACGCGGGTGAAGCTGCTCGAGACGGCGACGACCGCGGAGCTGAAGCGCAGCCAGGATCCGCTGGTCAAGCTCGCCGTGGCCATGCGGCCCTCCCTCCAGGCGCAGCAGGATCGCAAGAAGGCGTACGCGGGCGCGATGAGCGCGCACCGGCCGAAGTTCGTGGAGGCGCTGCAGCAGTTCCAGGGGAGCGCGCTCGCCCCCGACGCGAACAGCACGCTGCGGATCACCTACGGGACGGTGCGCGGCTACAAGGCGAAGGAGGATGGCCCGACGTTCGAGCCGTTCACCGGCGTGAGCGGGATCCTGAAGAAGGACACGGGCAAGGAGCCGTTCGAGTCGCCGAAGGCGCTCCTCGAGGCGGTGAAGGCGAAGAAGTTCGGCCCGTACGTGCACCCGGCGCTCGGCGAGGTGCCGGTCGACTTCCTCAGCGATCTGGACATCACCGGCGGCAACTCGGGCTCGGCGACGCTCAACGCGCGCGGCGAGCTGGTGGGCCTGGCGTTCGATGGCAACTACGAGGCGATGGCCTCGGACTGGCTGTTCATGCCCTCGATCACCCGGACCATTCACGTGGACCTGCGCTACATGCTGTGGGTGATGGATGCGGTGGGCGGCGCGGACGATGTGCTGCGCGAGCTGGGCGTGAAGCCGTCGATCGACTGA
- a CDS encoding response regulator: MRELLIVDDSKVMREMIVACLRTEPSLSFTQAGSGLEAIEKMSLKRFDLVVLDLNMPDIGGLEVVEFIRGQDRLRALPILIVTTRGDDLSRSRVLSAGASRFLTKPFTPQAIVAEVRSLLGGERPP; this comes from the coding sequence GTGCGCGAGCTCCTCATCGTCGACGACAGCAAGGTGATGCGCGAGATGATCGTGGCGTGCCTGCGCACCGAGCCCAGTCTCTCGTTCACGCAGGCTGGCAGCGGCCTCGAAGCGATCGAGAAGATGTCCTTGAAGCGCTTCGACCTCGTCGTCCTCGACCTGAACATGCCGGACATCGGCGGTCTCGAGGTGGTCGAGTTCATCCGCGGCCAGGACCGGCTCCGCGCGCTGCCCATCCTCATCGTCACCACCCGGGGCGACGATCTGTCGCGCTCCCGCGTGCTGTCCGCCGGTGCGAGCCGGTTCTTGACCAAGCCGTTCACGCCTCAGGCCATCGTGGCCGAGGTGCGCAGCCTGCTCGGCGGGGAGCGCCCACCGTGA